The stretch of DNA CAACCTGTAAGCCCAGTGTGTGAAGGCGTAATGACCCAAGTGTACTGTAAGAGGCACGATGATCTTTCGAGCCTACTCGTCAGCAATAGGATGCAAGACTACAGTACGTAATTCATTACTGACCTCGGAGGGATGTGCAATTTGACAagagagagacggagagaAGCAGGAGCAAGAGGGAGGAAGGCTGGTATAAATAGAAGTTTGGACTGTCTATGGGAAGGCCGTGAGCGAACAGGCCCAAACGGCGGCAAACGGGCCGTGGAAGCCGGCTGCCTGGGTGCGCAGTTGGCTGCCGACAGCGGGAATCGATGACCAGAGTCAGTCGCCTGGGAAGGCCTAGGCGACTTATCAACCAACACGCCCCCTACCGTGTGATGCAGGCTTGGAGGGAGAAACGCGGTAGGCAGGCACTCGTGAACGAGCAAACGCGCAGCAAGTCCGGTCAACTCGGCCGGTTCTGAGCTCCGGCCAGGCAGCACACGCTCCTACTCTCTCCGATGCCGTCGGTAGTCTGAATTGTTACCCCCCTGTCTTTCCCGCCGCCGGATTGCTCTAGATGGGAGGCAGGAAGTATGCGGACTCTGCTGCTCCGCTTGCCGTGGCGGATGAGATAACGAGCCACCAGAGCAATTGGGATGGGACGAGCGGCAAAGCCACTTGGGCACCAATTTGTCAGGCAACGACGcgcggagcgggcgggcagactGAGAGGCAATCTGGGGCGCAAAGCGGTTTGCTGGGGCATCCGACTTGCTTTAAAAGCAACCCACGGGCTGATGGTTGTTGCTGCAAGGGTCAAGGGAAACATCATTGAGGGCCGTCGAAAGCAGGCCGAGCTACTGTTCCCGGTGAGACGTCAAGTGACGCTACCCCTCCAATGCGTCGTGGAGCAAAGCCAAAGGGTGAGGGCGAATGGCCCAATGAAACGGCCTTGCGTGGCTCTTGCAGCGTCGTGCAAGCCTGGAGCCTTCGAACATGAGACCAGGCAGGCCAAGCCTTGATGTCGCGGCGATGAGCGACAACGGCCTCGCACCGGCCGCGCTTAGTCTTGGTAGGCAGCCACGCACGGCCGGTCAGCGGGTCGCGTCTCGTCGGCTCAGCCTTGGTTGAGTTGGCCTCGCGTCGTCAGGCGAGGATGCATCTTGCGTCTGCTTGACTGGCTGTTGACGGGGCGCGGGGGCCTCGCCGGAGCTCAGCAGGGGGTGGCCGCCTGGTCAGACCGCGGCGGTTCCTGTGCAACTGCTGCCAACAGATTGGCGCAAGGCGGAAACGAGGCGTGCGCAAACTACCAGAGCAAGTCAGCCAGCGCGACGTGACGGAGGCAATTGGCCCGGGCGTCCAAAGGTGGTATTCTCCAGATCGCGACCGCCGGTTCGCAAGTCCTTGGTCCACTTCGGACACGGCTTGTCGTACTGTATATGACTCACTGCATCACAGTATGGAGTGGTAAGTTAGAAGGCACGTAGCACGGGGCCTTGCCGACCTACCAAAGTGGCAGGCACTGGGCCGTCACGAGCGTCATGCTGTTGTTGAGCAATGTAGAAGAAGGGGCCTGTCGGCTTCCACATGGAATGTTGTCAGACTCAGGGTTGTCTGCTGGAGGTTGCGGGTACGACAGATGAGGCGGGCGATTGCGTGAAGCGTTGGCAGCGAGTACCTGGGCAGCCAGGGAGGGAAGTGCTCATGGGTtgcacctgcctgcccacccaTGCTGAGGCCTGGATGTTTCCTCCGAAGCAAGGTACAAAGGACTTCGTACCTCGGTGATATAATGGTGTACAGGTAGAGGTCAAGGTACAGCCCACTGTACTAAGCTTACGGACGTTGTCACTGGTAAGGATGATAAGAGTGCCAGAAGCACGGAGGAGACAGCCTTACGAGACAATACTTGACCGCGACTGGCGTCGACAGCTCAGTCTGATCTGCGTGGTGTCCAAATAGATACCGAGGCCGCTATACTTCCATAGGTCAATCGCTGAGAGCGCGAGACCAGCCACGAGATGCAAGGAGAGAAAAAGAACGAAAAAACAGCCGTGTGCGAAGTAAGCAAGAGCGTCAGATTGTCTACTCTATCCATGGCATCAGTGTCTTGACCGTGTTCGTCGCCCATGTCACAACTTCACATTTgcaaacacacacaccctcACACACTCTCTCGGCGCCAGTGGCACCGGATACCGACGCCCGGCAGCCCAACCATTTCTTCCGATACCGCAGCCACGAAAAGGGAGGTCAATAAGTCTCGACGCCATGTGACGACGTGCATGAGCCGTTGGCGCGGTAGGGGTGCTTCACTCGCTACTAACTCAGGTCAAGCACTCGTCTCATCAATCTCGAGTCGCGTGCACACCGCCTGAGTTCGTTGTGGTGATGGGGAACAGGCTCTGACGTGAATCGTCCGCGGATTTGCTCTCCTTGAGACGACCACAGGGCTGCAATGCCAAGTTACCAAAGGGCGAGCGACCGCACTCAAGAGCAGCCTCAGATGGATGGAGTGAGGTGCCAGATTCGTGAGCGTTGGCGGCCCGCTGGAGCAACCCCGCATTAGCAAGtcaggaggcggcgagcttcATCAGCGCCACCTCTTGGGGTACAGTAACCCCACTGTTTGTCGCATTCCAGGTTGGCAATGCAAGCTGAGTTTCCAGCGGTGGCTTGCGTCTCCACCCAATCAAGTGCCTGCGCGCAACGTCATTTGAAGCTTTGAAGCTTCCCTGTTTAGGTAGCCGGTACGTTACAAAGTAGCTGCTCATGGACTTGAGCTtcgtctcgcctcgtcgtcacccacAACGCTTCTGGCCCCTCATTTCCTTACCCGGTCTCGAAACGGCGCAACACGCAAAGGCGAGCATACGAGGTTACCCTTGCGCCTATACTGCGACGAAGACCGCAGTCTGTCTCTGGAATCGCAGTTGCGGCTTGCCAGGGCCCTACCGTCCATCCGAGCCAGCTTAcaaggtcgacggcgacgccgcctccgccgacAAAGACAACGCCGTGGCTGCCGATGCCCGCCGTGCGCCGTTGACTAGCTCCCTGACCTAACCTCGGGCACCTGCACGATGCCCAACATATCTCGCTGGAAGGCCATTGACCGCGCCCTGGGTTTCGAGAGACAACCCGgagtcggcggcagcggccatcATCGCGACTGGCTTCACCAAGAGGAGCAAGCTTGTCGGTCCTCACTGGCCCCGTCGCCATTGCGCAACCAAAGCTGACCTGCTCACAGTGCTCCCGCAGCTTCGAAATGAGCACCTGCAGACAAATGTGCCGCCTGCCGAGGTCACCAAGGTGTGCCTCCGGCTGCGACATTTGCTGCAGGAATGCATCCCTTGCGAaatggacgaggcgcgcatcACGACGCCGCACAGTCGCATCGTCACGACCAaggtcgtcaaggccgccaaagAGGCTGGTGGTGAGGAATACAAAGGCTGCGTGGTATGTGGAATGCACTCTGAGCCGATACGCTTGTGCCTGCTAACGCGCGTCTCAGGTCTACTGCTTGCTCGTCAATGAGCGTTGGTTCAGACATGAGGCTCTCGTCGAGCTTTGGGATGCCGGCCTTCATAAATTACGAGCTGTGGCTTGTGGCGTTATTGCAAAGGCCATGTATGGCCCTTTGCATCTTGATATCGAACAGTCCTGAGGCTGACTTGCTGCAGCATCGAGAACGAAGAGGACACAAACTACCTGTTGCATGCTGTTCTCCTCCGACGGTACTCCTTCCTTTCCAAGGGCACTCCGACCATGCCTGTCAATGTCATTGAAAAAGCCGTCGATTTGCATTCTGTCAAGGTCATTGGCTCCTCGGGCTACCAGAAGTGCATAGGCTACCTCTGGCGAGGCTGGCTTGTCCAGGATGAAAACGATCCCTCCGTCTTCGTCGATTATGCTGACAAGGACAACACCAATTTTCTCGTCCATATGGACCCGGACCGCatgagggcgccgaggtaCCAGAACGCCGCTCAGCTGCTCTTCTCCGTCATCTACCTCATACTGTACACTTCTGCAATCAATTCGGTCAACCCACGCGGCGAACTGGACGCAGCGGAGGTGTTGATGTATATTTTCACCCTTGGCTACGTTTGCGATGAATTGGTCAAGCTCTACAAAGCAGGATACCATATACTAGGCTTTTGGAATGCGCTGAATGGCCTCTTATACTCCTTTCTGACGGCATCGCTGGTCATACGCATCATTGGGCTAGCTGCACCAGCCGATTCGGATGAACGCGAACATTATAGCAAGCTGAGCTATAATATGTTGTCCTTTGTCGCCCCCATGTTCTGGTCGCGCCTCCTGCTATACTTGGACAGCTTCAGGTTCTTTGGCGCCATGCTCGTTGTCCTCaaggtgatgatgaaggAGTCGGTCATTTTCTTTGCTCTGCTCgttatcatcatcattggTTTTCTGCAGGCGTTTATTGGTCTTGAtctggccgacgacaacgtcgcCGAAGATGCCTTATTTATAGTTGAGTCCATGTTGAAGGCAATCTTGCAGAGCCCAGAGTTCGAAGGGTTTGAGGGGTTCGGCCCCCCTTGGGGTATCATCCTCTACTATTGCTTCACATTTGTTGTCATGGTACGTACCGAACAAGCCAGCCGCGAGGAAAGTTGTCTCACTTGTGTACCAGATTATTCTGCTCAACATTCTCATCGCTCTCTACAACTCGGCTTACGAAGACATCTACGAaaacgccgacgacgaatACCTTGCCCTATTCTCTCAGAAGACGATGCAATTCGTGCGAGCTCCCGACGAGAATGTGTACATTGCCCCGCTCAACCTCTTCGAGATTGTAATATCTGGTCTTTTCGAGTGGTGGATGCAGAAGAAGACATACGAGTTCATCAACGACTGCGTCATGGGCGTCTTGTATTCGCCACTGCTGTTTGTCGCAGCCTGGTTTGAAACGCGTACGGCGCATCGCATCCGACACAATCGTGCCCGAggcgaagaggacgacgacgtggtaGAGGAGTGGGAGCATGATGCGCACGAGCTCGACTTTGAGGCAGAGGGATGGACCAAGAAATGTGACGCTGTTAAGCCGAACTTGGAAGAAGATCCTGCCGTGCTGGAGGTCAGGAAGTtgcgcgccgaggtggaggagctgaAGAGTCTGCTGGTTGATATGGGACGCAATGTTGGGGCCAACAACGACGCGGCAAGGTCAAAGTCTGAGCCATCCAGCAACCTTCACGAGTCTCAGCGCAGTGACGACACCAAGGTCCCCGAACCTGAACACAGTGACGAAAGAGcttctggctctggctcttGAGAAGGAAACAAGGAGTAATTTAGCCCCGCCTGCTCACCGCATAGTCACTTGCGGTCGCGCGCCAGAGCTTCTATTTTGTCTAACGATCTTGGCACTAGTAAAAGGACGTCTAAATCGCCCGGCTGAGAAGATGGCGTCCCTCTTACGACCCCTAGTTCAATCTTGGTGCATGCCGTGAGAGAAGGAGGCTCACGGCGACCCTTGCCTCATCACTCAGGCCGCAGGAAAGTAGATGCTATGCAATTGCAAGAGACTTGGTTAGCGCACATGTATAGTGTTCGGGGGAAAATAGCAAGGCTCCTGTCTGGGTTCTCACTTACGGAAGCACCTGGTTGTATGCAGTGACGTCCTTTGACTCGAACGTAACGAAGACTACCCGCTCGATCTGGTTGCCGCCCTGGTCCATGAACTTGCGAACCGTCTCGCAAGCCACTTCAGCGGCCTCCCTGCTCGGGTAGCCATAGACTCCAGTGCTGATACCGGAGAACGCGATCGTCTTGACGCCACTCCTGTACGCCAGCCTCAATGATTCCTCGTAGCAACTCCGGAGCAAACGCTCGCTCTCCTTGGGATTGTGGGGGTCGTAGACGGGGCCGACAGTGTGAATGACGTGCTTGGCAGGGAGCATGTAACCTTTGGTGATCTTTGCCTGGCCAGTTGGGCAACCTCCGAGTCTCCTGCACTCGGTAACGAGACTttcaccggcggcgcggtgaatggcgccgtcgacgccgccgccaccgagaaGGGACGTTTTGGCCGCGTTGACGATCGCGTCAAGCTGGAGCTTGGTGATGTCGGCGCGGATGAGGCTGACGCGGGCATTCACGGGGGCCGAGGGGTCAGCTAGAGGGTTACAGACGCCGCGCAGAGAGGATGATAGATAGAGGTCATTGAGAGTGGGTATGTCGGCGAGCGTTTTGACAGCTGCGGAGGAggccatggtggtgacggAGAATGGTCTGGTGAGTGAAAGATTACAACTCTGGTGTGTGTGAGATCGAAAATGAAAGTGTCTGGAAGATGCCTGGAATGGGGATTGATGGGGGGCAAGAGTAGGGAAGGAGCTTGCGACGGTCCGGGTCCTTATACTTGGTAGATGACCGGCGTGTACCTGAAAAGGGCGGAAAGCAGAGGGGACAAGGCAAGCTCCAGGCGAGAACGCAGACCCGAACAGAACTTTGTTCACCTGCTGCTTCAACCAGTTCAATGGATCGAGCGACCGGTGCATCAAGGAAAGGCTCTTTAAGCGCTTCAAAGCAAGGGACGGACTGCGCACCGCCGATGGAAGTTCCGGGACGACGCCACTGATGGTGCTTCGTCACGAGCCTAGAGACAATGGAGCTCCTCTCAAGATCAGCACGAGTCCCCGTTTTGTTTAGATATAGAGGCAGAGATCACACAGCTAGAGGAGAAATGATGGTTCTCGACCGAGGAACAATCTGGGGCTGTAGATGATGTTGGATGGACAGGGAGGGGCTCAACTACCTTATTACCATGGTGGCACGGATTTGGCGCCGCACACGACCAGGttagtactaacgtacctACAGCACTACCCTAACTAAGCTCGAGGCCCACAGCCCCTCCAAGCTTCTCGACCCCGCCATCCGTCCTTTCATCGCCCTTATCGGCAATTCTTTTGTTTGACTCACCGGTCTCGATGCCACGCGTTCGTCGTGGTCAACGCCCCTTTGACTCAACGCAGTCCTCGCATCGTTGCGATAACATCCGACAACTCGAAGCGTTCACCCCCGTTCGATCCGTGCATAGTCGCTTGTTCGACGGCAGacgacaccatggccgaAGACGCGACCAAGTCGATGGCCAAGCTCCAGCttgacgaggagacgggcgagatGGTCTCCAAGGCCGAATTGAAGAAGCGCCAGCAGAAGCGTGCCAAGAAGGCGGCTCAGGAGAAGGCTCGCCAGGAgaaggctgccgccggccctgcccccgccgccgcaaaacCCGCTGCGAAGCAGGAGGAACAGCCTCTCGACCCCGATGCCATGTTCAAGCAgggcttcctcgtcgacgtctaCGACGACCGCCCCGCCAAGAACGTCGTAACACGTTTCCCCCCGGAACCCAACGGCTACCTTCACATTGGCCATGCCAAGGCGATTGCTATCAATTTTGGCTTCGCCAggcaccatggcggcgttTGCTACCTGCGGTACGACGACACAAATCCCGAGAAAGAGGAGGAAAGGTATTTCACAGCCATTCAGGAGATTGTCCGATGGTTGGGCTTTGAGCCCTTCAAGATTACCTACTCGAGCGACAACTTCGAGAAGCTCTATCAGATGGCCGAGAAACTGATTTCAATTGGAAAGGCCTACGTTTGTGCTTGCAGTGGTAAGATGGAGCTGGCCTCCCCCCTCTTGCCCCCTCTCTTCTGACGGCGGAAACTAACAAAATGCTGTACAGATGTCGAGATCAAGCTCCAGAGAGGTGGTGAAAAGGGTGCTCAGCCTCGCTATCGGTGCGAGCACGCTGAACAGACCGTTGACGACAACCTCACCAAGTTCCGGGACATGCGAGCCGGCAAGTACAAGCCCAAGGAGGTCTTCCTACGCATGAAGCAGGACATCACAGATGGAAACCCTCAGATGTGGGACCTGGCGGCATACCGAATCAAAACCGACACACCGCACCACAGGACAGGCTGGGACTGGAAGATCTACCCGACTTACGACTTTACACACTGCCTGTGCGACAGCTTTGAGGGTGTGACGCACTCGCTGTGTACCACCGAGTTTATTCTTAGCCGAGTTTCGTACGAATGGCTCAACAAGTCGCTCGAAGTCTATGAGCCGATGCAGAGAGAGTACGGGCGCTTGAACCTGACCGGAACAGTCCTGTCCAAGCGCAAGATCCTCAAGCTGGTTGATGAGAAGATTGTGCGCGACTGGGACGACCCTCGACTGTACACCTTGATCGCCATTCGCCGTCGTGGTGTACCTCCTGGCGCCATTCTCGAGTTCGTCAACGAGCTCGGCGTGACTACGAACATCACGACCATTCCGACCCACCGCTTCGAGCAGACCATTCGCAAGTACCTTGAGAAGACGGTACCACGACTGATGATGGTTCTCGATCCCATACCTTTGGTCATTGAGGATGCGGAACCTGTCGATGTGCAGCTGCCATTCTCCCCCAAAGACCCCAAGATGGGACACCATACCGTCAAGTTCACCCCCACCATATACATTGACAGGTCAGATTTCCGGGAGGAGGATAGCAAAGACTTTTTCCGCCTTGCGCCGGGCAAGACTGTTGGGCTCCTGAATGCTCCGTTCCCGGTGAAAGCCACCTCATTCACCAAGGATGAGGCGACCGGCAGGGTGACGGAGATTCGCGGCGTGTTTGACAAAGAGACTAAGAAGGCCAAGACGTACATCCAGTGGGTTGGAACGGAAGGCTCAAGGAAGGTGGAGGCGCGCATTCACAACGCGCTGTTCAAGTCGGAAaagcccgacgacgcagaAGGCGGCTTTCTCAATGACTTGAACCCTGACAGCGAGGTCATCTATCCCGATGCCATGATCGAAGCTGGTTTCGACGAGGTGAAgcgtcgcgcgccgtggccggaaGCGGCCGGTGAGAATGAGCTTGGAAAGGGAGGACCAGAGAGTGTGCGGTTCCAGGCCATGAGAGTAGCATATTTTGTGAGTACACCCTCCGAACAAGAGCCTGCTTTTGACGCCCTTCTTGAAGACAGCCGCTAATCCAAGACTGCGCTAGGCCATGGACTCGGACAGCACAGAGGACAAGATTGTTCTCAATCGGATCGTCAGCTTAAAGGAGGATGCCGGCAAGAAGCAGTAATTGTGCGGGACATGGCAGGAAGCGATGTGTGCATGGCGTTGCGAGGTTGGAGTGATGCGGCGTGTTAGCCGTTGAAACGGGGCTCCCATGGCATTCTGTCGATAAAAGGCGTGGTAGAGTAAGGCAATTGAATTGACATGCATGCAAGTGCACGAATTCATTCCGTGTTGACGGGACGGAGCTCTGATATGATCACGCGAGACCATGACAgttgtacgaagtacgtgaTGAAGGACTCTGTCTAGGCATCGGGCCAAACAGAGGCAAAGAACGCATTACACGACCAATTGATACCACGAAGAGTGCTTGGCACTCCTCTGAAATAGGATTCTGTGCCGTGAGCTGTAGCATTGGACCACGTCTCATCAGCATATTCGTGCtttgtgggtggtgggacAAAGCAAGTTGGTGGCGTCGCTTTGCCAATTGCCGCCCAAGTTTAGGCGCAGATCTTGCTTGTGGCTGCTGTGACTCCCACTGGAACTGGGGCCCCAGCACGACTCCGAACTTCGGCAATGTCTCAAGACACTGCCAACAAAAAGCCCGCCCCGGGCCTCAACCACCTCCCTCGTCCCAACCCGCACCCATCGTCCCTGCATCGTCACCTGCACAGCGCAACCACATTCacaatggcctcgagctccaaACCCGAAGGAAGCATGCTATGGGGCGGCCGCTTTACCGGTGAGTGCAATTGACCCTCCAGATGGTCGCTGTCTCTCCGGAACGCTCCACGTCAGACGAGCTGGTATTGATGCTGAGCTCCAACGTCTAGGCGGCCTCGATCCCCTTATGGTCAAGTACAACGAAAGCATCTACTTCGACCGCGTCCTATACAAACAAGACATCCTCGGGAGCATTGCCTTTGCTcgcgccaacgccaaggcgggcatcatcacccaGGACGAGTTCCAGCAGATCGAGCGTGGCCTCCGCGAGGTCGAGAAGGAATGGCAGGCGGGCACCTTCACCATTGTTcccggcgtcgacgaagacATACACACAGCCAATGAGCGTCGTCTTGGCGAGATCATCGGCAAGCAGGTTGCTGGCAAGCTGCACACGGGCCGCAGTCGTAACGAGCAGGTCGTCTGCGACATGCGCATGTGGCTGCGAGACGAGCTGCGACAGATCGAGAGCCACCTCGTCGCCTTCCTCCGCGTCCTTGCCGCGCGCGCTGAGCAGGAGATTGACCTCGTCATGCCCGGCTACACGCACCTGCAGCGCGCCCAGCCGATCCGCTGGAGTCACTGGCTGCTATCGTATGGCCTGGCCTTTGCCGCAgacctcgagcgcctgcgcgaaGTCATAAGCCGCGTCAACCGCAACCCGCTCGGCTGTGGCGCCCTCGCTGGCAATCCCTTTGGCCTCGACCGCGACATGATCACAAAGGAGCTGGGATTCGACGGCCTGCTGTGGAACTCAATGGGCGGAGTCGCTGACCGCGACTTCGTCACGGAGACGCTGCAGTGGGGGTCCATGCTGATGCAGCATGTCTCCCGCTGGGCGGAAGATCTCATCATCTACTCGACCGCCGAGTTTGGCTTCGTccgccttgccgacgccTATTCTACTGGTAGCTCCCTGATGCCGCAGAAGAAGAACCCGGACagcctcgagcttctccgtGGCAAGAGCGGTCGCGCGTTTGGTCACATGGCGGGCTTCATGATGACGCAAAAGGGCCTGCCCAGCACGTACAACAAGGACTTGCAGGAGAGCGTGGAGCCCATGCTCGACCACGTCAAGACGGTGTCGGACAGTATTCAGATCGCCAACGGAGTCTTGGCCACCCTGACCACCAACGCCGAAAagatgcgcgccgccctggatCCCTTCATGCTGGCGACGGACGTTGCCGACTACCTCGTCCGCAAGGGCGTGCCCTTCCGTGAGACGCACCACATCTCGGGCCGCTGCGTCGCCAAATCGGAAGAGACGGGCATCCCCATGAACGAGCTCTCGTACGAGCAGATGAAGGCTATCGACCCGCGCTTTGAGGAGGACATTTCCGAGGCCTTCAACTACGACACGAGCGTGGAGCGCCGGTCTGCCAAGGGCGGCACCAGCAAGTCGAGCGTCATGGAGCAAATCAaggtgctcgaggagatGCTTGGCTGAGCGGCCAGCCAGGAGGGACGGTGAGGTGGCGTTGTacgacgagcaggagggCCATGTACTGTAATTATTGGGAAGCAAAATGGGATGCAAAAGCGATCGATGACGAATGCCGGGCCAGGCTCGTTGCTTGTCTATTTAATGACATTCTTTACGCCGCCAAAGTGTGAATGACAACCTCGGCTCGCCCCTACTAGCCACGACTACCTTGTGCCTGGCCGGGTAACGTACCATACCAGCGAGATTCCATTTTGAATgcacgcggcgcggcgcggcgctgaaGGGTCACGGAATAGCCTTCCTATGGTGGGTGATTTGAGTTTCGGCCGCGGGCACCTCAACAGCaccgcgcggcgaggccgagccgCCGTGGAGCCGCCTAAAAAAGCCTTCTGGCAGGAACCCGCGGATGCCACGTgcaaggcggcagcggcggctctgcgTACCGGGCGCCCGTACAACCTTTTGGCGTTGAGTCGACCAACAGCAAATTGCGGCATCATTTGGTGATATGCTACGACGACGTATTTATAACTGCGTTAAGTAGacaggtacctacagtagGGAGAAGTAAGGTTAGGTACCCTGATACGAGGCGCGCCAGGGGAAGAGGAGAGAGGAGGGTCGCCGTCAATGCAAGCCGGTgaggcagcagccgcgggaGGGGGTGAGATGTGATGCGAGACGAGACGATatgcgaggcgagacgagatgagctgaggtgaggcgaggcgaggcgaggcgaggcggatggatggatggccgCCTGGTCCGTGTACCTACAATTTagaccgctgctgccggcgcggtgAGACGCTCGTGGGCGCGacagagagggagggagggagggacggCGCTGACGCCAATCGTCCAGGGAGGCGATGACGCCCATAGGCAGGGTCGTCCGTCAGTGGTGGACATCCCACCAATGTCGAAGTCTGATTGCATCACCTGGCTTGTGCTGAATGCCTGGCCGCCTTGAAAGGGTGCTTTGGACGTACGTAGATACCAACCTGGCATAGCAGATGGAACATGCACTGCGAGTCAGTAGGTACGGCGACATGTGCCGCGTGCAGTGCCCTTACGAGGCTCTGTcacctccctcccgcccttTGATCTGATCAAGCATCCAAAGATCCCTCGAGGGGACCGCTACTAATCCAAAGCAAGAATTCATGTCcctacgtacgaagtacttcgtacctatTGACATTGTCAAGGGgcgaagggggaggaggtaGGATGGGATGGGGCGCCCCGTCTGTTTCCCCCGCGACCGCCTAGTAGCACCACGCCGCACCCCCccttcgacgtcgtccaaAGGAAAGACTTGGGGGGCCAGCATGCAGGGCAACCAGGGGCCGGGCCACCCATTTTGGAGGGTGTCGGCGCCCCGGATATGGATGCGTCCATGATCTGAAATGGCCCCTGTCTGGGTGGCCACTCGGTCCCCTGGGGCCGC from Purpureocillium takamizusanense chromosome 6, complete sequence encodes:
- the YVC1 gene encoding Calcium channel yvc1, variant 2 (COG:U~EggNog:ENOG503NV46~TransMembrane:8 (i73-92o104-122i134-157o169-189i210-230o271-292i326-347o353-373i)); translation: MPNISRWKAIDRALGFERQPGVGGSGHHRDWLHQEEQALLPQLRNEHLQTNVPPAEVTKVCLRLRHLLQECIPCEMDEARITTPHSRIVTTKVVKAAKEAGGEEYKGCVVYCLLVNERWFRHEALVELWDAGLHKLRAVACGVIAKAIIENEEDTNYLLHAVLLRRYSFLSKGTPTMPVNVIEKAVDLHSVKVIGSSGYQKCIGYLWRGWLVQDENDPSVFVDYADKDNTNFLVHMDPDRMRAPRYQNAAQLLFSVIYLILYTSAINSVNPRGELDAAEVLMYIFTLGYVCDELVKLYKAGYHILGFWNALNGLLYSFLTASLVIRIIGLAAPADSDEREHYSKLSYNMLSFVAPMFWSRLLLYLDSFRFFGAMLVVLKVMMKESVIFFALLVIIIIGFLQAFIGLDLADDNVAEDALFIVESMLKAILQSPEFEGFEGFGPPWGIILYYCFTFVVMIILLNILIALYNSAYEDIYENADDEYLALFSQKTMQFVRAPDENVYIAPLNLFEIVISGLFEWWMQKKTYEFINDCVMGVLYSPLLFVAAWFETRTAHRIRHNRARGEEDDDVVEEWEHDAHELDFEAEGWTKKCDAVKPNLEEDPAVLEVRKLRAEVEELKSLLVDMGRNVGANNDAARSKSEPSSNLHESQRSDDTKVPEPEHSDERASGSGS
- the YVC1 gene encoding Calcium channel yvc1 (COG:U~EggNog:ENOG503NV46~TransMembrane:8 (i249-268o280-298i310-333o345-365i386-406o447-468i502-523o529-549i)) translates to MPVNVIEKAVDLHSVKVIGSSGYQKCIGYLWRGWLVQDENDPSVFVDYADKDNTNFLVHMDPDRMRAPRYQNAAQLLFSVIYLILYTSAINSVNPRGELDAAEVLMYIFTLGYVCDELVKLYKAGYHILGFWNALNGLLYSFLTASLVIRIIGLAAPADSDEREHYSKLSYNMLSFVAPMFWSRLLLYLDSFRFFGAMLVVLKVMMKESVIFFALLVIIIIGFLQAFIGLDLADDNVAEDALFIVESMLKAILQSPEFEGFEGFGPPWGIILYYCFTFVVMIILLNILIALYNSAYEDIYENADDEYLALFSQKTMQFVRAPDENVYIAPLNLFEIVISGLFEWWMQKKTYEFINDCVMGVLYSPLLFVAAWFETRTAHRIRHNRARGEEDDDVVEEWEHDAHELDFEAEGWTKKCDAVKPNLEEDPAVLEVRKLRAEVEELKSLLVDMGRNVGANNDAARSKSEPSSNLHESQRSDDTKVPEPEHSDERASGSGS
- a CDS encoding uncharacterized protein (EggNog:ENOG503NY56~COG:B~COG:K), which gives rise to MHRSLDPLNWLKQQVNKVLFGSAFSPGACLVPSAFRPFQVHAGHLPSIRTRTVASSFPTLAPHQSPFQASSRHFHFRSHTHQSCNLSLTRPFSVTTMASSAAVKTLADIPTLNDLYLSSSLRGVCNPLADPSAPVNARVSLIRADITKLQLDAIVNAAKTSLLGGGGVDGAIHRAAGESLVTECRRLGGCPTGQAKITKGYMLPAKHVIHTVGPVYDPHNPKESERLLRSCYEESLRLAYRSGVKTIAFSGISTGVYGYPSREAAEVACETVRKFMDQGGNQIERVVFVTFESKDVTAYNQVLPIYFPAA
- the GLN4_1 gene encoding Glutamine--tRNA ligase (COG:J~BUSCO:EOG09260WYQ~EggNog:ENOG503NUV0), whose protein sequence is MAEDATKSMAKLQLDEETGEMVSKAELKKRQQKRAKKAAQEKARQEKAAAGPAPAAAKPAAKQEEQPLDPDAMFKQGFLVDVYDDRPAKNVVTRFPPEPNGYLHIGHAKAIAINFGFARHHGGVCYLRYDDTNPEKEEERYFTAIQEIVRWLGFEPFKITYSSDNFEKLYQMAEKLISIGKAYVCACSDVEIKLQRGGEKGAQPRYRCEHAEQTVDDNLTKFRDMRAGKYKPKEVFLRMKQDITDGNPQMWDLAAYRIKTDTPHHRTGWDWKIYPTYDFTHCLCDSFEGVTHSLCTTEFILSRVSYEWLNKSLEVYEPMQREYGRLNLTGTVLSKRKILKLVDEKIVRDWDDPRLYTLIAIRRRGVPPGAILEFVNELGVTTNITTIPTHRFEQTIRKYLEKTVPRLMMVLDPIPLVIEDAEPVDVQLPFSPKDPKMGHHTVKFTPTIYIDRSDFREEDSKDFFRLAPGKTVGLLNAPFPVKATSFTKDEATGRVTEIRGVFDKETKKAKTYIQWVGTEGSRKVEARIHNALFKSEKPDDAEGGFLNDLNPDSEVIYPDAMIEAGFDEVKRRAPWPEAAGENELGKGGPESVRFQAMRVAYFAMDSDSTEDKIVLNRIVSLKEDAGKKQ
- a CDS encoding Argininosuccinate lyase (BUSCO:EOG092621S9~COG:E~EggNog:ENOG503NVYH), which gives rise to MASSSKPEGSMLWGGRFTGGLDPLMVKYNESIYFDRVLYKQDILGSIAFARANAKAGIITQDEFQQIERGLREVEKEWQAGTFTIVPGVDEDIHTANERRLGEIIGKQVAGKLHTGRSRNEQVVCDMRMWLRDELRQIESHLVAFLRVLAARAEQEIDLVMPGYTHLQRAQPIRWSHWLLSYGLAFAADLERLREVISRVNRNPLGCGALAGNPFGLDRDMITKELGFDGLLWNSMGGVADRDFVTETLQWGSMLMQHVSRWAEDLIIYSTAEFGFVRLADAYSTGSSLMPQKKNPDSLELLRGKSGRAFGHMAGFMMTQKGLPSTYNKDLQESVEPMLDHVKTVSDSIQIANGVLATLTTNAEKMRAALDPFMLATDVADYLVRKGVPFRETHHISGRCVAKSEETGIPMNELSYEQMKAIDPRFEEDISEAFNYDTSVERRSAKGGTSKSSVMEQIKVLEEMLG